In one window of Nicotiana tabacum cultivar K326 chromosome 12, ASM71507v2, whole genome shotgun sequence DNA:
- the LOC107826290 gene encoding uncharacterized protein LOC107826290, with product MDLSITHQITSKNPTFCSDNNVWKKAVGMDKLREAILKLSNSEPNGPLSPTQNYILQQRLSHFLSSLNTTPDHPPYSWMIQRALQELDEEGGSSEDSISKFIKEEYDNLPVAHMFLLKHYLQKLSENGEILMVDGGGRFLLAGSGNNSLNPKAKSKRKYKKRKGRWDWEIKPKKRRRKEKEEKKHDDVKVVKEEKNKLDEQQNVVNHGQQNGIRRELNGHHYEPNTDKEEGQLSARQNGVTGNKVLPKGGLKIRLHKQKGKQQFEGPLQSFVSSESGVRSKAGSEHLDDVKLQQPKLSLSGVEETADICSLYSLETEQPEDNLPQILSPQAPPGFEFVVVEDATANNSASVGLDSAKEDSVEPRIDDLSDASKQSKERLKQQREYQHTNDGSMSSATVLSLNQNQQTERLEDELVAEDLLKTKNQQKKHDALQQLKNINNARRIGTVTQNEPLVLTLQCQQREQHISDGGTRQVQLAPSEPKQQLSVPRRLTRSQLKKGSRTQLFASKQLEQEKSSSEPKQLPIRRKRTRTQLKAIITQPASSTDLFALKHLEQENSLEIKQQVDKPCDLSKKTGALLNEMITPDTHGSLDKREAQQLIELSKMEESHETVLAMVEPSSEKKQQLEEGTSTLEKLNADDDSIGFEAVSIEMSSQTDREQRQLKRWSRDRSEPKSVSTSEVKPLPFCASADKHLVQLEEPLALATSEEALNLTDPQHEVHLEQPKRQLRRRPPKYKEDEAKLGTSTVSALATNEEVLPDKRTNEEVLCSNDPQHEVHFKQQIQKRRGRISKGNDDGAKPGTTILKKLGVSKKSKKKQNGRSLGRPRKTQ from the exons ATGGATCTGTCAATTACTCATCAAATCACTTCCAAAAACCCTACTTTTTGTAGCGACAACAATGTGTGGAAGAAAGCAGTAGGCATGGACAAATTGAGAGAAGCCATATTGAAACTGTCAAACAGTGAACCAAATGGGCCATTATCACCGACCCAGAACTACATTCTTCAACAACGCCTTTCCCATTTCCTTTCTTCTCTAAATACTACCCCTGATCATCCTCCTTATTCTTgg ATGATTCAAAGGGCGTTGCAGGAATTGGATGAAGAAGGAGGTTCGAGTGAAGACTCAATATCTAAGTTTATCAAGGAAGAATATGACAATTTGCCAGTGGCTCATATGTTCCTGCTGAAACATTATCTACAGAAGCTGTCTGAAAATGGTGAAATTCTTATGGTTGACGGAGGAGGGCGCTTTTTGCTTGCTGGTAGTGGCAACAATAGCTTGAATCCAAAAGCAAAAAGCAAGAGGAAGTACAAGAAGAGGAAGGGAAGGTGGGATTGGGAGATTAAACCAAAGAAGCGGCGGCGCAaggaaaaggaagagaaaaagcATGATGATGTAAAAGTTGTTAAAGAAGAGAAGAACAAGTTGGATGAGCAACAAAATGTAGTCAATCATGGGCAACAAAATGGAATACGCAGGGAGTTGAATGGGCATCATTATGAACCGAACACAGATAAAGAAGAAGGGCAATTAAGTGCAAGGCAAAATGGTGTAACCGGAAATAAAGTACTTCCCAAAGGAGGTCTAAAGATCAGATTACATAAACAGAAAGGGAAGCAACAGTTTGAAGGACCACTGCAATCTTTTGTTTCTAGTGAGAGTGGTGTACGTAGTAAGGCAGGATCTGAGCATTTAGATGATGTGAAATTGCAGCAACCGAAGCTTAGTCTCAGCGGAGTTGAGGAAACAGCTGACATATGTAGTTTATATTCACTGGAAACTGAACAACCTGAAGATAACCTGCCTCAAATATTAAGTCCTCAAGCACCTCCAGGTTTTGAGTTTGTGGTTGTGGAGGATGCCACAGCAAATAACTCTGCATCAGTTGGTTTGGACTCCGCGAAGGAAGATTCTGTTGAACCTAGAATTGATGACTTGTCTGATGCATCAAAACAGTCTAAAGAGCGTCTAAAGCAGCAGAGGGAGTATCAACACACCAATGATGGATCTATGTCATCAGCAACTGTATTGTCCTTAAACCAGAATCAACAAACTGAGAGGCTAGAAGATGAGCTTGTTGCTGAGGATTTGTTGAAGACTAAGAATCAGCAAAAAAAGCACGATGCTTTGCAGCAATTGAAGAATATCAACAACGCGCGAAGGATAGGAACAGTAACTCAAAATGAACCACTAGTTTTGACTTTGCAATGTCAGCAGCGGGAGCAGCATATATCAGACGGAGGCACAAGGCAAGTGCAGTTAGCACCATCAGAACCCAAGCAGCAGCTGTCCGTTCCGAGAAGACTGACAAGAAGTCAGCTAAAAAAAGGGTCCAGAACTCAACTATTTGCCTCGAAACAGCTAGAGCAAGAGAAGAGCTCATCAGAACCCAAGCAGCTGCCCATTCGGAGAAAAAGGACAAGAACTCAGCTAAAAGCGATCATAACTCAACCCGCATCATCGACAGATTTGTTTGCCTTGAAACATCTAGAGCAAGAGAATTCACTTGAAATTAAGCAGCAGGTAGATAAACCTTGTGACCTCAGTAAGAAGACAGGAGCTCTGCTAAATGAAATGATAACTCCAGATACTCACGGGAGTTTAGACAAAAGAGAGGCGCAGCAGCTGATAGAACTGTCAAAGATGGAAGAATCTCACGAGACTGTACTTGCAATGGTTGAACCATCATCTGAAAAGAAGCAGCAGCTGGAAGAAGGGACATCTACCCTGGAGAAGCTCAACGCGGATGATGATTCTATAGGATTTGAGGCAGTGTCGATTGAGATGTCATCTCAAACTGATCGTGAACAAAGACAACTGAAGCGCTGGAGCAGAGACCGATCTGAACCTAAATCAGTAAGTACCTCTGAAGTTAAACCATTGCCATTCTGTGCCTCAGCAGATAAACATTTAGTACAATTGGAAGAACCTTTGGCATTGGCAACAAGTGAGGAGGCGTTGAATTTGACTGATCCTCAGCATGAGGTGCACTTGGAGCAACCAAAACGTCAGCTTCGTCGGAGGCCTCCTAAGTACAAGGAGGATGAGGCCAAATTAGGTACTAGTACAGTTTCGGCTCTGGCAACAAATGAGGAGGTGTTGCCTGATAAAAGAACAAATGAGGAGGTATTATGTTCGAATGATCCTCAGCATGAGGTGCACTTCAAGCAACAAATACAAAAGCGTCGTGGGAGGATCTCCAAGGGCAATGATGACGGGGCCAAACCAGGTACTACAATTTTGAAGAAGTTGGGAGTATCtaagaagtcaaagaagaaacaaaatggTCGAAGTCTAGGAAGGCCTAGGAAGACACAGTAA
- the LOC107773201 gene encoding putative sulfate transporter 3.3 isoform X3, with protein MEQNDTTTIEMSAMEIHKVAPPPHKTTLQKLKTRLKETFFPDDPLRQFKGQPLKKKLILGAQYVFPILEWGPNYSLKLLKSDIVSGLTIASLAIPQGISYAKLANLPPIVGLYSSFVPPLVYAVLGSSRDLAVGPVSIASLVLGSMLREVVSPTKDPILFLQLAFSSTFFAGLFQASLGFLRLGFIIDFLSKATLIGFMAGAAIIVSLQQLKSLLGITNFTKQMGIIPVLSSVFHRTNEWSWQTILMGFCFLVFLLLTRHISIRKPKLFWISAGAPLLSVIISTLLVFALKAQKHGISVIGELQKGLNPVSWNMLHLHGSYLVLVIKTGIVTGILSLTEGIAVGRTFAALKNYQVDGNKEMIAIGLMNIVGSSTSCYVTTGSKTAVSNIVMAVTIMVTLLFLMPLFKYTPNVILGAIIVTAVIGLIDISAAYQIWKIDKFDFIVLLCAFFGVIFISVQNGLAIAVGISIFKVLLQITRPKTVLLGNIPGTRIYRNLDHYKEALSVPGFLILSIEAPINFANTTYLKERISRWMEEYESGETKKQSELRYVVLDLSAVSAIDTSGISLFKDLRMVLEKKSLELVLVNPIGEVLEKLQRADDTKDMMGPDCLFLTVGEAVASLSTTIKYQIPTHV; from the exons ATGGAACAAAATGACACTACTACTATAGAGATGTCAGCCATGGAAATTCACAAAGTTGCTCCTCCCCCACATAAAACCACTTTGCAAAAACTGAAAACTAGGCTTAAAGAAACTTTTTTCCCTGATGATCCTTTGAGACAATTCAAAGGACAGCCattgaaaaagaaactaattCTTGGAGCTCAGTATGTTTTTCCCATATTAGAATGGGGTCCTAATTACAGTTTGAAATTGCTCAAATCTGATATTGTTTCTGGTCTCACCATTGCCAGTTTAGCCATTCCTCAG GGGATTAGCTATGCAAAGCTAGCTAATTTACCTCCCATTGTTGGTCTAT ATTCAAGTTTTGTTCCACCCCTAGTGTATGCTGTACTTGGAAGTTCAAGGGATCTAGCAGTAGGTCCAGTTTCAATTGCATCACTTGTTCTTGGATCAATGCTAAGAGAAGTGGTTTCCCctacaaaagatccaatcttgTTTCTTCAACTTGCCTTCTCTTCTACTTTCTTTGCTGGCCTTTTCCAAGCTTCTTTAGGCTTTTTAAG ACTTGGGTTTATAATTGATTTTCTCTCAAAAGCAACACTGATTGGATTCATGGCTGGAGCTGCCATTATAGTGTCTCTACAACAACTCAAGAGTCTTCTTGGTATTACAAATTTTACCAAACAAATGGGAATAATCCCTGTTCTAAGTTCTGTTTTCCACAGGACAAATGAG TGGTCTTGGCAAACAATATTAATGGGATTTTGCTTCTTGGTTTTCCTCCTATTGACCAGACACATA AGCATAAGAAAACCAAAATTATTTTGGATTTCAGCTGGAGCTCCTCTTCTATCAGTGATTATCTCTACACTGCTGGTCTTTGCACTAAAAGCTCAGAAGCATGGCATCAGTGTT ATTGGAGAACTACAAAAAGGATTAAACCCTGTTTCATGGAACATGTTACACTTACATGGAAGCTACTTGGTGCTTGTAATTAAAACAGGCATTGTCACTGGCATCCTTTCACTCACT GAAGGAATTGCAGTTGGAAGGACTTTTGCTGCTTTAAAAAACTATCAAGTGGATGGAAACAAAGAGATGATTGCAATTGGATTAATGAATATTGTTGGTTCCTCTACCTCCTGCTATGTCACAACAG GAAGCAAAACAGCAGTTTCAAACATAGTAATGGCAGTGACAATAATGGTAACACTCCTGTTTCTCATGCCACTCTTCAAATACACACCAAATGTTATACTAGGGGCGATCATCGTTACTGCTGTTATTGGCCTAATCGACATCTCAGCCGCTTATCAAATCTGGAAGATCGATAAGTTCGATTTCATTGTCTTGTTATGTGCATTCTTTGGAgtcattttcatttctgtccagaATGGTCTTGCCATTGCA GTTGGAATATCAATATTTAAGGTGTTGCTGCAAATTACAAGGCCAAAAACAGTGTTGTTAGGAAATATACCTGGTACAAGAATTTATAGGAATTTAGATCATTATAAGGAAGCTTTGAGTGTACCTGGTTTCCTCATTTTAAGCATTGAAGCTCCAATTAACTTTGCCAATACAACTTATCTCAAAGAAAG GATTTCAAGGTGGATGGAAGAGTATGAGTCGGGAGAAACAAAAAAGCAGTCAGAGCTAAGATATGTGGTCCTTGATTTGTCTG CTGTGAGTGCTATTGATACAAGTGGAATCTCATTGTTTAAAGATCTAAGGATGGTACTTGAAAAGAAGAGTCTTGAG CTTGTGTTGGTGAATCCAATTGGAGAAGTATTGGAAAAACTACAGAGAGCTGATGATACAAAAGATATGATGGGACCAGATTGTCTGTTTTTAACAGTTGGAGAAGCAGTAGCTTCACTTTCCACAacaataaaataccaaataccaactCATGTATGA
- the LOC107773201 gene encoding putative sulfate transporter 3.3 isoform X2, with protein sequence MEQNDTTTIEMSAMEIHKVAPPPHKTTLQKLKTRLKETFFPDDPLRQFKGQPLKKKLILGAQYVFPILEWGPNYSLKLLKSDIVSGLTIASLAIPQGISYAKLANLPPIVGLYSSFVPPLVYAVLGSSRDLAVGPVSIASLVLGSMLREVVSPTKDPILFLQLAFSSTFFAGLFQASLGFLRLGFIIDFLSKATLIGFMAGAAIIVSLQQLKSLLGITNFTKQMGIIPVLSSVFHRTNEWSWQTILMGFCFLVFLLLTRHISIRKPKLFWISAGAPLLSVIISTLLVFALKAQKHGISVIGELQKGLNPVSWNMLHLHGSYLVLVIKTGIVTGILSLTEGIAVGRTFAALKNYQVDGNKEMIAIGLMNIVGSSTSCYVTTVNHNAGSKTAVSNIVMAVTIMVTLLFLMPLFKYTPNVILGAIIVTAVIGLIDISAAYQIWKIDKFDFIVLLCAFFGVIFISVQNGLAIAVGISIFKVLLQITRPKTVLLGNIPGTRIYRNLDHYKEALSVPGFLILSIEAPINFANTTYLKERISRWMEEYESGETKKQSELRYVVLDLSAVSAIDTSGISLFKDLRMVLEKKSLELVLVNPIGEVLEKLQRADDTKDMMGPDCLFLTVGEAVASLSTTIKYQIPTHV encoded by the exons ATGGAACAAAATGACACTACTACTATAGAGATGTCAGCCATGGAAATTCACAAAGTTGCTCCTCCCCCACATAAAACCACTTTGCAAAAACTGAAAACTAGGCTTAAAGAAACTTTTTTCCCTGATGATCCTTTGAGACAATTCAAAGGACAGCCattgaaaaagaaactaattCTTGGAGCTCAGTATGTTTTTCCCATATTAGAATGGGGTCCTAATTACAGTTTGAAATTGCTCAAATCTGATATTGTTTCTGGTCTCACCATTGCCAGTTTAGCCATTCCTCAG GGGATTAGCTATGCAAAGCTAGCTAATTTACCTCCCATTGTTGGTCTAT ATTCAAGTTTTGTTCCACCCCTAGTGTATGCTGTACTTGGAAGTTCAAGGGATCTAGCAGTAGGTCCAGTTTCAATTGCATCACTTGTTCTTGGATCAATGCTAAGAGAAGTGGTTTCCCctacaaaagatccaatcttgTTTCTTCAACTTGCCTTCTCTTCTACTTTCTTTGCTGGCCTTTTCCAAGCTTCTTTAGGCTTTTTAAG ACTTGGGTTTATAATTGATTTTCTCTCAAAAGCAACACTGATTGGATTCATGGCTGGAGCTGCCATTATAGTGTCTCTACAACAACTCAAGAGTCTTCTTGGTATTACAAATTTTACCAAACAAATGGGAATAATCCCTGTTCTAAGTTCTGTTTTCCACAGGACAAATGAG TGGTCTTGGCAAACAATATTAATGGGATTTTGCTTCTTGGTTTTCCTCCTATTGACCAGACACATA AGCATAAGAAAACCAAAATTATTTTGGATTTCAGCTGGAGCTCCTCTTCTATCAGTGATTATCTCTACACTGCTGGTCTTTGCACTAAAAGCTCAGAAGCATGGCATCAGTGTT ATTGGAGAACTACAAAAAGGATTAAACCCTGTTTCATGGAACATGTTACACTTACATGGAAGCTACTTGGTGCTTGTAATTAAAACAGGCATTGTCACTGGCATCCTTTCACTCACT GAAGGAATTGCAGTTGGAAGGACTTTTGCTGCTTTAAAAAACTATCAAGTGGATGGAAACAAAGAGATGATTGCAATTGGATTAATGAATATTGTTGGTTCCTCTACCTCCTGCTATGTCACAACAG TGAATCATAATGCAGGAAGCAAAACAGCAGTTTCAAACATAGTAATGGCAGTGACAATAATGGTAACACTCCTGTTTCTCATGCCACTCTTCAAATACACACCAAATGTTATACTAGGGGCGATCATCGTTACTGCTGTTATTGGCCTAATCGACATCTCAGCCGCTTATCAAATCTGGAAGATCGATAAGTTCGATTTCATTGTCTTGTTATGTGCATTCTTTGGAgtcattttcatttctgtccagaATGGTCTTGCCATTGCA GTTGGAATATCAATATTTAAGGTGTTGCTGCAAATTACAAGGCCAAAAACAGTGTTGTTAGGAAATATACCTGGTACAAGAATTTATAGGAATTTAGATCATTATAAGGAAGCTTTGAGTGTACCTGGTTTCCTCATTTTAAGCATTGAAGCTCCAATTAACTTTGCCAATACAACTTATCTCAAAGAAAG GATTTCAAGGTGGATGGAAGAGTATGAGTCGGGAGAAACAAAAAAGCAGTCAGAGCTAAGATATGTGGTCCTTGATTTGTCTG CTGTGAGTGCTATTGATACAAGTGGAATCTCATTGTTTAAAGATCTAAGGATGGTACTTGAAAAGAAGAGTCTTGAG CTTGTGTTGGTGAATCCAATTGGAGAAGTATTGGAAAAACTACAGAGAGCTGATGATACAAAAGATATGATGGGACCAGATTGTCTGTTTTTAACAGTTGGAGAAGCAGTAGCTTCACTTTCCACAacaataaaataccaaataccaactCATGTATGA
- the LOC107773201 gene encoding putative sulfate transporter 3.3 isoform X1 encodes MEQNDTTTIEMSAMEIHKVAPPPHKTTLQKLKTRLKETFFPDDPLRQFKGQPLKKKLILGAQYVFPILEWGPNYSLKLLKSDIVSGLTIASLAIPQGISYAKLANLPPIVGLYSSFVPPLVYAVLGSSRDLAVGPVSIASLVLGSMLREVVSPTKDPILFLQLAFSSTFFAGLFQASLGFLRLGFIIDFLSKATLIGFMAGAAIIVSLQQLKSLLGITNFTKQMGIIPVLSSVFHRTNEWSWQTILMGFCFLVFLLLTRHISIRKPKLFWISAGAPLLSVIISTLLVFALKAQKHGISVIGELQKGLNPVSWNMLHLHGSYLVLVIKTGIVTGILSLTEGIAVGRTFAALKNYQVDGNKEMIAIGLMNIVGSSTSCYVTTGTSFSRSAVNHNAGSKTAVSNIVMAVTIMVTLLFLMPLFKYTPNVILGAIIVTAVIGLIDISAAYQIWKIDKFDFIVLLCAFFGVIFISVQNGLAIAVGISIFKVLLQITRPKTVLLGNIPGTRIYRNLDHYKEALSVPGFLILSIEAPINFANTTYLKERISRWMEEYESGETKKQSELRYVVLDLSAVSAIDTSGISLFKDLRMVLEKKSLELVLVNPIGEVLEKLQRADDTKDMMGPDCLFLTVGEAVASLSTTIKYQIPTHV; translated from the exons ATGGAACAAAATGACACTACTACTATAGAGATGTCAGCCATGGAAATTCACAAAGTTGCTCCTCCCCCACATAAAACCACTTTGCAAAAACTGAAAACTAGGCTTAAAGAAACTTTTTTCCCTGATGATCCTTTGAGACAATTCAAAGGACAGCCattgaaaaagaaactaattCTTGGAGCTCAGTATGTTTTTCCCATATTAGAATGGGGTCCTAATTACAGTTTGAAATTGCTCAAATCTGATATTGTTTCTGGTCTCACCATTGCCAGTTTAGCCATTCCTCAG GGGATTAGCTATGCAAAGCTAGCTAATTTACCTCCCATTGTTGGTCTAT ATTCAAGTTTTGTTCCACCCCTAGTGTATGCTGTACTTGGAAGTTCAAGGGATCTAGCAGTAGGTCCAGTTTCAATTGCATCACTTGTTCTTGGATCAATGCTAAGAGAAGTGGTTTCCCctacaaaagatccaatcttgTTTCTTCAACTTGCCTTCTCTTCTACTTTCTTTGCTGGCCTTTTCCAAGCTTCTTTAGGCTTTTTAAG ACTTGGGTTTATAATTGATTTTCTCTCAAAAGCAACACTGATTGGATTCATGGCTGGAGCTGCCATTATAGTGTCTCTACAACAACTCAAGAGTCTTCTTGGTATTACAAATTTTACCAAACAAATGGGAATAATCCCTGTTCTAAGTTCTGTTTTCCACAGGACAAATGAG TGGTCTTGGCAAACAATATTAATGGGATTTTGCTTCTTGGTTTTCCTCCTATTGACCAGACACATA AGCATAAGAAAACCAAAATTATTTTGGATTTCAGCTGGAGCTCCTCTTCTATCAGTGATTATCTCTACACTGCTGGTCTTTGCACTAAAAGCTCAGAAGCATGGCATCAGTGTT ATTGGAGAACTACAAAAAGGATTAAACCCTGTTTCATGGAACATGTTACACTTACATGGAAGCTACTTGGTGCTTGTAATTAAAACAGGCATTGTCACTGGCATCCTTTCACTCACT GAAGGAATTGCAGTTGGAAGGACTTTTGCTGCTTTAAAAAACTATCAAGTGGATGGAAACAAAGAGATGATTGCAATTGGATTAATGAATATTGTTGGTTCCTCTACCTCCTGCTATGTCACAACAG ggacgagTTTTTCGCGGTCAGCAGTGAATCATAATGCAGGAAGCAAAACAGCAGTTTCAAACATAGTAATGGCAGTGACAATAATGGTAACACTCCTGTTTCTCATGCCACTCTTCAAATACACACCAAATGTTATACTAGGGGCGATCATCGTTACTGCTGTTATTGGCCTAATCGACATCTCAGCCGCTTATCAAATCTGGAAGATCGATAAGTTCGATTTCATTGTCTTGTTATGTGCATTCTTTGGAgtcattttcatttctgtccagaATGGTCTTGCCATTGCA GTTGGAATATCAATATTTAAGGTGTTGCTGCAAATTACAAGGCCAAAAACAGTGTTGTTAGGAAATATACCTGGTACAAGAATTTATAGGAATTTAGATCATTATAAGGAAGCTTTGAGTGTACCTGGTTTCCTCATTTTAAGCATTGAAGCTCCAATTAACTTTGCCAATACAACTTATCTCAAAGAAAG GATTTCAAGGTGGATGGAAGAGTATGAGTCGGGAGAAACAAAAAAGCAGTCAGAGCTAAGATATGTGGTCCTTGATTTGTCTG CTGTGAGTGCTATTGATACAAGTGGAATCTCATTGTTTAAAGATCTAAGGATGGTACTTGAAAAGAAGAGTCTTGAG CTTGTGTTGGTGAATCCAATTGGAGAAGTATTGGAAAAACTACAGAGAGCTGATGATACAAAAGATATGATGGGACCAGATTGTCTGTTTTTAACAGTTGGAGAAGCAGTAGCTTCACTTTCCACAacaataaaataccaaataccaactCATGTATGA